In Synechococcus sp. CB0101, a genomic segment contains:
- a CDS encoding thioesterase family protein — MNPDSWLLLCRTVRFGDTDAAGVMHFPQLLHWCHEAYEESLERFGIAAAEVFPQPGSCPEIALPIVHCSADFFKPLVCGAPLAIALEPRRLDPGSFEIHYRFSSNGTAVAQGLTRHLAISTGQRERRELPAAINRWLEASALKGGVQPL, encoded by the coding sequence ATGAATCCCGACAGCTGGCTCCTGCTCTGCCGCACCGTGCGCTTCGGCGACACGGATGCCGCCGGCGTAATGCACTTCCCGCAGCTGCTGCACTGGTGCCACGAGGCCTACGAAGAGAGCCTGGAGCGCTTTGGCATCGCGGCAGCTGAGGTGTTCCCCCAGCCGGGATCGTGCCCAGAAATCGCCCTGCCGATCGTGCATTGCAGCGCTGATTTCTTCAAACCGCTGGTGTGCGGCGCCCCCCTGGCGATTGCCCTGGAGCCACGCCGCCTCGATCCCGGCAGCTTTGAGATCCACTACCGATTCAGCAGCAATGGCACGGCTGTGGCGCAGGGACTCACCCGCCACCTGGCCATCAGCACCGGGCAGCGGGAGCGGCGGGAGCTCCCGGCTGCCATCAACCGCTGGTTGGAGGCCTCAGCACTGAAGGGGGGCGTGCAGCCGCTGTAG
- a CDS encoding response regulator transcription factor translates to MSLEPESQAPEQAEAAAPQPPARLLLVDDEPGLRTAVQAYLEDEGFQVTTAVDGEDGWAKAQELLPDLVISDVMMPRLDGYGLLRKLRDDERLGGTPVIFLTAKGMTADRIEGFQAGCDDYIPKPFDPDELVARVRNVVRRQERLLQEAARFADADIGQMAKQITEIRSLLATGGSKKQSAAVKHEFTPREASVLQLVAEGMMNKEIARRLETSIRNVEKYVSRLFTKTGTASRTELVRYALEHGLVE, encoded by the coding sequence ATGAGCCTCGAACCCGAATCCCAGGCCCCCGAGCAGGCCGAAGCCGCCGCTCCCCAGCCCCCGGCCCGGCTGCTGCTGGTGGACGATGAACCCGGGCTACGCACCGCCGTGCAGGCCTATCTGGAGGATGAGGGCTTCCAGGTGACCACCGCCGTGGATGGGGAAGACGGCTGGGCCAAGGCCCAGGAGCTGCTGCCAGACCTGGTGATCAGCGACGTGATGATGCCCCGCCTCGATGGCTATGGGCTGCTGCGCAAGCTGCGCGATGACGAGCGCCTCGGCGGCACGCCGGTGATCTTCCTCACCGCCAAGGGCATGACGGCCGATCGCATCGAGGGCTTCCAGGCCGGCTGCGACGACTACATCCCCAAGCCGTTCGACCCTGATGAGCTGGTGGCCCGCGTGCGCAACGTGGTGCGTCGTCAGGAGCGCTTGCTGCAGGAAGCGGCTCGCTTCGCTGATGCCGACATCGGTCAGATGGCCAAGCAGATCACCGAGATCCGCTCCCTGTTGGCCACGGGCGGCAGCAAGAAGCAAAGCGCTGCGGTGAAGCACGAGTTCACCCCGCGGGAAGCCTCGGTGCTGCAGCTCGTGGCGGAGGGAATGATGAACAAGGAGATCGCCAGGCGCCTGGAAACCTCCATCCGCAATGTGGAGAAATACGTGAGCCGCCTGTTCACCAAAACCGGCACCGCCAGCCGCACCGAGTTGGTGCGCTACGCCCTCGAACACGGCCTGGTTGAGTAG
- a CDS encoding AMP-binding protein, with the protein MSQPLLLVAGADRVGLADTLQQAWQQGQTVAIAAPEEAELLRAALPEVIDPAWGPAVVLGTGGSSGGRRWCLQPLAHLQVAVAGTAQWLEGLGFPLGQLELFNPLPLHHVSGLMPLLRARAWGAELRWLSPELMRDPEQLLATASPRSAERAVLSLVPTQLQRLLEAPAGIRWLERFALIWVGGAALHSALAQRCRDRKIRLAPCYGSTETGAMVMALAPQRFLAGVDGCGAGLPHVQLRSDPSSGALQIQAGSLAGGVFQNGVLEPLPRTQGWWSSGDRAEWVAESWQVLGRLDGAIQSGGETVFPEQVEQRLLELARAQELPLLDLLLLPEPDALWGARLVALVKPAAGAGTAAAGLLQSLQGLALSLPPSQRPRRWLLCGALERNPLGKWERGRWSRWLLTPPPPNP; encoded by the coding sequence ATGAGCCAACCCCTGCTGTTGGTGGCCGGTGCTGATCGGGTTGGGCTTGCCGACACCCTGCAGCAGGCCTGGCAGCAGGGCCAAACCGTGGCGATCGCAGCGCCTGAGGAAGCGGAGCTGCTGCGAGCTGCCTTGCCAGAGGTGATCGATCCCGCGTGGGGGCCGGCGGTGGTGCTGGGCACCGGTGGCAGCAGCGGTGGCCGGCGCTGGTGTTTGCAGCCGCTTGCCCACTTGCAAGTGGCGGTGGCGGGCACGGCCCAGTGGCTGGAGGGTCTTGGGTTCCCCCTTGGGCAGCTGGAACTGTTCAATCCCCTGCCGCTGCATCACGTGAGTGGTCTGATGCCGCTGCTGCGGGCCAGGGCTTGGGGGGCTGAGCTGCGCTGGCTCTCTCCTGAGCTGATGCGTGATCCTGAGCAGTTGTTGGCAACCGCCAGCCCTCGATCCGCGGAGCGGGCCGTGCTCTCGCTGGTGCCCACGCAGTTGCAGCGCTTGCTGGAGGCGCCAGCGGGGATTCGCTGGTTGGAGCGTTTTGCCCTGATCTGGGTGGGTGGTGCGGCCTTGCATTCGGCTCTGGCCCAGCGTTGCCGCGATCGGAAGATTCGGCTGGCACCTTGCTACGGGAGCACCGAAACCGGCGCGATGGTGATGGCGCTGGCGCCGCAACGGTTTCTGGCGGGCGTAGATGGCTGCGGAGCTGGGCTACCGCACGTGCAGTTGCGCTCTGACCCCAGCAGTGGTGCCTTGCAGATTCAGGCCGGCAGCCTGGCTGGGGGTGTGTTTCAGAACGGGGTGCTGGAACCACTCCCCCGCACGCAGGGCTGGTGGAGCAGTGGCGATCGCGCCGAGTGGGTGGCGGAGAGTTGGCAGGTTCTCGGGCGTCTGGATGGAGCGATCCAGAGCGGCGGCGAAACCGTGTTCCCGGAGCAGGTGGAGCAGCGTTTGCTGGAGCTGGCCAGAGCTCAGGAGCTGCCGCTGCTGGATCTGCTCCTGTTGCCGGAGCCGGATGCGCTCTGGGGGGCACGGCTGGTGGCGCTGGTGAAGCCGGCTGCTGGTGCAGGCACAGCGGCAGCGGGGTTGCTGCAGAGCCTTCAGGGCTTGGCGCTCAGCCTGCCGCCAAGCCAACGGCCGCGGCGTTGGTTGCTTTGCGGGGCGTTGGAGCGCAATCCGCTGGGGAAGTGGGAGCGCGGGCGTTGGAGCCGTTGGCTGCTCACGCCGCCGCCCCCCAATCCCTGA
- a CDS encoding NAD(P)H-quinone oxidoreductase subunit H has product MTQLETRTEPMVVNFGPHHPSMHGVLRLVVTLDGEDVVDCEPVIGYLHRGMEKIAENRTNVMFVPYVSRMDYAAGMFYEAIVVNAPERLADVPVPKRASYIRVLMLELNRIANHLLWLGPFLADVGAQTPFFYIFREREMIYDLWEAATGQRLINNNYFRIGGVAADLPYGWLEKCLDFCDWFGPKIDEYEKLITNNPIFRKRIEGLGTITREQAINWSLSGPMLRASGVPWDLRKVDHYECYDDFDWDVAWEKEGDCFARYRVRIEEMRQSLKILRQACAMIPGGPTEHLEARRMAEGKTSEFAGFDYQIVAKKVAPTFKIPGGELYTRLESGKGEIGVFIQGNDDVTPWRFKIRAADFNNLQILPHILKGAKVADIMAILGSIDVIMGSVDR; this is encoded by the coding sequence ATGACGCAGCTGGAAACGCGCACGGAGCCGATGGTGGTCAACTTCGGGCCGCACCACCCCTCAATGCACGGGGTGCTGCGGCTCGTGGTGACCCTCGACGGTGAGGACGTGGTGGATTGCGAGCCGGTGATCGGCTACCTCCACCGCGGCATGGAGAAGATTGCCGAGAACCGCACGAACGTGATGTTCGTGCCCTACGTGAGCCGCATGGACTATGCGGCCGGCATGTTCTACGAGGCAATCGTGGTGAATGCACCCGAACGCCTGGCCGATGTGCCGGTGCCCAAGCGCGCCAGTTACATCCGCGTGTTGATGCTGGAGCTCAACCGCATCGCCAACCACCTGCTCTGGCTTGGCCCCTTCCTGGCGGACGTAGGCGCCCAGACACCGTTCTTCTACATCTTCCGTGAGCGGGAGATGATCTACGACCTCTGGGAAGCGGCTACCGGCCAACGCCTGATCAACAACAACTACTTCCGCATCGGCGGTGTAGCGGCGGATCTGCCCTACGGCTGGCTGGAGAAGTGCCTCGACTTCTGCGATTGGTTCGGCCCCAAGATCGATGAATACGAAAAGCTGATCACCAACAACCCGATCTTCCGCAAGCGGATTGAGGGTCTGGGCACGATCACCCGCGAACAGGCGATCAACTGGAGCCTCTCGGGGCCGATGCTGCGCGCCTCAGGGGTGCCCTGGGATCTGCGCAAGGTGGATCACTACGAGTGCTACGACGACTTCGACTGGGATGTGGCCTGGGAGAAGGAAGGCGACTGCTTCGCCCGGTACCGGGTGCGGATCGAGGAAATGCGTCAGTCGCTCAAGATCCTGCGCCAGGCCTGCGCGATGATCCCCGGCGGCCCCACCGAGCACCTGGAAGCCCGCCGCATGGCTGAGGGCAAAACCAGTGAATTCGCCGGCTTCGATTATCAAATCGTGGCCAAGAAAGTGGCGCCCACCTTCAAGATTCCCGGCGGTGAGCTCTACACCCGCCTCGAATCCGGCAAGGGTGAGATCGGCGTGTTCATCCAGGGCAACGACGACGTGACTCCCTGGCGCTTCAAGATCCGCGCCGCCGATTTCAACAACCTGCAGATCCTTCCCCACATTCTCAAGGGGGCGAAGGTGGCCGACATCATGGCGATCCTCGGCTCGATCGACGTGATCATGGGTTCGGTGGATCGTTGA
- a CDS encoding cysteine desulfurase family protein, whose amino-acid sequence MADPVIYLDHQATTPCEPAVVEAMAPWWTAQFANPASRSHRPGLLAAAAVEQARGQIAGALGVEPAAVVFTSGATEANNLALKGLAEAELQAGGARRHLLCLSTEHRAVLDPLRYLSRHGFELTELAVPASGLVDLEQLRQALRPSTLLVSVMAANNEIGVLQPIAAIAELCRSQGIRFHCDGAQAVGHIPVRPAELGIDLLSLSAHKLYGPKGIGALVVAPGVTLAPQLHGGSQEQGLRAGSLPVPLIVGLATALELALTDQAARAERLEALRERLWQQLQELGGIQRNGAPAPRLAHNLNVWIEGVEGSALQRRLRPHLAISSGSACSSGEPSHVLQALGLSRQQAAAALRFGLGRHTSPTDIDNAAALVRAAVTDLRQR is encoded by the coding sequence ATGGCCGATCCCGTCATCTACCTGGATCACCAGGCCACCACCCCGTGCGAGCCGGCGGTGGTGGAGGCGATGGCGCCTTGGTGGACTGCGCAGTTCGCGAATCCCGCCAGCCGCAGCCACCGGCCCGGTCTGCTGGCGGCAGCGGCGGTGGAGCAGGCCCGAGGTCAAATCGCCGGTGCCCTGGGGGTGGAGCCCGCAGCGGTGGTGTTCACCAGCGGCGCCACCGAGGCCAACAACCTGGCCCTGAAGGGCCTGGCCGAAGCGGAGCTGCAGGCTGGCGGCGCGCGGCGCCACCTGCTCTGCCTCAGCACCGAGCACCGCGCCGTGCTCGATCCGCTGCGCTACCTGAGCCGCCACGGTTTTGAACTCACCGAACTGGCGGTGCCCGCCTCGGGGCTGGTGGATCTCGAGCAGCTCCGCCAAGCGCTGCGGCCCAGCACCCTGCTGGTGAGCGTGATGGCGGCCAACAACGAAATCGGGGTGCTGCAACCGATCGCGGCCATCGCCGAGCTCTGTCGATCCCAGGGAATCCGCTTCCATTGCGACGGCGCCCAAGCCGTGGGCCACATCCCGGTGCGGCCGGCGGAGCTTGGGATCGATCTGCTCAGCCTGAGCGCTCACAAGCTCTATGGCCCCAAGGGCATCGGTGCCCTGGTGGTGGCCCCGGGGGTGACCCTGGCGCCACAACTGCATGGCGGCAGCCAGGAGCAGGGCCTGCGGGCCGGCAGTTTGCCGGTGCCGCTGATCGTGGGGCTGGCGACAGCGCTCGAGCTCGCCCTAACCGACCAAGCGGCACGGGCCGAGAGGCTTGAAGCGCTGCGGGAGCGCCTCTGGCAACAGCTGCAGGAGCTGGGCGGCATCCAGCGCAATGGCGCCCCGGCACCGCGGCTGGCCCACAACCTGAATGTCTGGATCGAGGGGGTGGAGGGCAGTGCCCTGCAACGGCGGCTGCGGCCTCACCTGGCGATCAGCAGCGGCTCCGCTTGCAGCAGCGGCGAACCGTCCCACGTGCTGCAGGCCCTGGGGCTCAGCCGCCAGCAGGCAGCGGCGGCGCTGCGCTTCGGCCTGGGCCGCCACACCAGCCCGACCGACATCGACAACGCTGCTGCCCTGGTGCGGGCCGCCGTGACGGACTTACGCCAGCGCTGA
- a CDS encoding DUF2752 domain-containing protein, with protein MHPSLPGWDCPLRGLTGIPCPTCFLTRATSAALTGNLSESLHWHAFGPIAAAGLVGWSVLAIQRRELLPFPLRAGTLGWGAGALLAYWAVRLGLSFTGLQAFPP; from the coding sequence TTGCATCCAAGCCTCCCAGGCTGGGACTGCCCTCTGAGGGGGCTCACAGGCATCCCTTGCCCCACCTGCTTTCTCACCCGCGCCACCAGCGCAGCGCTCACAGGCAACCTGTCTGAGTCACTCCACTGGCATGCCTTCGGCCCGATCGCAGCGGCGGGGCTGGTGGGCTGGTCGGTCCTCGCCATCCAACGGCGTGAACTGCTGCCCTTCCCGTTGCGCGCAGGCACCTTGGGGTGGGGCGCCGGGGCTCTCCTCGCCTACTGGGCGGTGCGCCTCGGCCTCAGCTTCACTGGCCTGCAAGCCTTCCCACCATGA
- a CDS encoding TM2 domain-containing protein, giving the protein MSNGDWSALDLTEVSNKKLAAGLLGIFLGSFGLHKFVLGYTKAGLIMLLLTVLTCGVAGFVMGLIGVIEGVIYLTQTPQEFKATYLDGRKEWF; this is encoded by the coding sequence ATGAGCAACGGCGACTGGAGTGCCCTGGATCTCACCGAGGTGAGCAACAAAAAGCTGGCGGCTGGCCTGCTGGGGATCTTTCTCGGATCCTTCGGACTCCACAAATTCGTGTTGGGTTACACGAAGGCCGGCCTGATCATGCTGTTGCTCACCGTGCTCACCTGCGGTGTGGCGGGGTTTGTGATGGGATTGATCGGGGTGATTGAAGGGGTGATCTACCTCACCCAAACGCCCCAGGAGTTCAAGGCCACCTATCTCGATGGGCGCAAAGAATGGTTCTGA
- a CDS encoding RluA family pseudouridine synthase, producing MSSAELPREDWLPAAFNGGHAYRDRISAASPSVVAFYAGRYTHSDRALWSERLAAGEVWRNGQPLLADAPLSAGDRLVWHRPPWLEPAVPVLNEASVVFDDGDLLVLNKPSGLPVLPAGGFLEHTLLAQLQGWAPEARPVHRLGRFTSGLLVCARRAESRAWLSAQLRESTAAAQPHGDQEYFGAEEHPHSGCLKIYRALTQPLPADWQVGESRDVTTAIGRRPHPLLGEIWCAADVSPRAALPSRSCFTLLERRPESCLVEVAIATGRPHQIRIHAAAIGAPLEGDPLYRAGGRADPQVLPGDGGYLLHACRFVLRPPARAPLHLEAPPPLPLRITPGTTTILGFTEA from the coding sequence TTGAGTAGCGCCGAGCTTCCGCGCGAAGACTGGCTACCGGCTGCCTTCAATGGCGGCCACGCCTACCGCGATCGCATCAGCGCGGCATCCCCGAGCGTTGTTGCTTTCTACGCCGGGCGCTACACCCATTCAGATCGGGCGCTGTGGAGCGAGCGCCTTGCCGCCGGTGAGGTGTGGCGTAACGGCCAGCCGCTCCTGGCCGATGCGCCCCTCTCAGCCGGGGATCGGTTGGTGTGGCATCGGCCGCCCTGGCTGGAGCCTGCCGTGCCGGTGCTGAACGAGGCCTCGGTCGTGTTCGACGACGGCGATCTACTGGTGCTCAACAAACCCAGCGGCTTGCCGGTGCTGCCCGCCGGAGGCTTCCTGGAGCACACGCTGCTGGCGCAGTTGCAGGGCTGGGCACCGGAAGCTCGCCCGGTGCACCGGCTGGGGCGCTTCACCTCAGGGCTGTTGGTGTGCGCGCGTCGTGCCGAGAGCCGCGCTTGGCTGAGCGCCCAGTTGCGCGAGAGCACCGCGGCGGCTCAGCCGCATGGCGATCAGGAATACTTCGGCGCCGAGGAGCATCCCCACTCCGGGTGCCTCAAGATCTACCGCGCCCTCACGCAGCCGTTGCCAGCGGACTGGCAAGTCGGTGAATCCCGCGACGTGACCACCGCGATCGGCCGGCGTCCCCATCCGCTGTTGGGGGAGATCTGGTGCGCCGCAGATGTCTCCCCCAGAGCTGCGTTGCCCTCCCGCAGTTGCTTCACCCTGCTGGAGCGCCGGCCGGAGAGCTGTCTGGTTGAGGTGGCGATTGCCACGGGCCGCCCGCATCAGATCCGCATTCATGCCGCTGCGATCGGGGCACCGTTGGAGGGCGACCCGTTGTATCGCGCCGGTGGTCGTGCGGATCCGCAGGTGCTGCCTGGTGACGGCGGATATCTTCTGCATGCCTGTCGCTTCGTGTTGCGACCTCCGGCGCGTGCACCGCTGCACCTGGAGGCGCCGCCGCCGCTGCCTCTGCGGATCACACCCGGCACCACGACGATCCTGGGATTTACCGAGGCTTAA
- a CDS encoding dockerin, with amino-acid sequence MTLTLCKVQRASFDDSASDDGRPTVGDSWTYTVNVSTATGPKACDEATGQFFGVEEIVQEQSVDAGVSKFLTNFQGTFVLPDGNLQLRSMGFVTIKAEEMAEMNRTGPVALGLGDLFPKQHEASVIGQGGAYTGQIGSAVVEPGNPPVVQLKLFQRF; translated from the coding sequence ATGACCCTCACGCTCTGCAAGGTTCAGCGGGCCTCGTTCGATGACAGTGCCAGTGATGACGGCCGGCCCACGGTGGGTGACAGCTGGACTTACACGGTCAATGTTTCGACGGCTACGGGGCCTAAGGCCTGTGATGAGGCAACCGGCCAATTCTTTGGGGTTGAGGAAATTGTGCAGGAGCAATCGGTTGATGCCGGCGTGTCGAAATTCCTGACGAATTTTCAGGGCACGTTTGTGCTGCCTGATGGCAATTTGCAGCTGCGCTCTATGGGTTTTGTGACCATCAAGGCTGAGGAAATGGCGGAAATGAATCGCACTGGTCCGGTGGCGCTGGGGCTAGGCGATTTGTTCCCGAAACAGCATGAAGCTTCTGTAATCGGTCAGGGAGGGGCTTACACCGGGCAGATCGGGAGTGCTGTCGTGGAGCCAGGCAATCCCCCGGTCGTTCAGCTCAAGCTGTTCCAGCGCTTCTAA
- the rsmH gene encoding 16S rRNA (cytosine(1402)-N(4))-methyltransferase RsmH, translated as MLRLGDPPDSATFDHVPVLAEPVLAGFAELEGLLDQRGEGVLIDCTLGGGGHSALLLEAHPRLRLIGLDQDPTARAAAAQRLAPFGDRVEIVATNFATYTPAEPVVAVLADLGVSSPQLDVAERGFSFRLDGPLDMRMNPDAGETAAALIDRLDETELADLIYAYGEERLSRRIARRIKHDLAEQGAYGGTAALAYAVAGCYPPKARRGRIHPATRTFQALRIAVNDELGVLDRLLSSAPDWLVPGGLFGVISFHSLEDRRVKTAFVSDERLQRITRKAVMATTEEEERNPRSRSARLRLAHRRCTIEG; from the coding sequence TTGCTGCGCTTGGGCGATCCGCCGGATTCCGCCACGTTTGATCACGTTCCGGTGCTGGCGGAGCCGGTGCTGGCTGGTTTTGCCGAGCTTGAGGGGCTGCTGGATCAGCGCGGCGAGGGAGTGCTGATCGACTGCACCTTGGGTGGCGGGGGGCACAGTGCCTTGCTGCTGGAGGCCCATCCACGCCTGCGCCTGATCGGCCTAGATCAAGATCCAACCGCCCGTGCTGCAGCTGCCCAGCGGCTCGCGCCCTTCGGCGATCGGGTGGAGATCGTGGCCACCAACTTCGCCACTTACACCCCTGCAGAGCCTGTGGTGGCGGTGCTGGCGGATTTGGGCGTGAGCAGCCCTCAGCTCGATGTCGCGGAGCGGGGATTCAGCTTCCGTTTGGATGGCCCGCTCGACATGCGGATGAATCCCGATGCCGGTGAAACCGCGGCAGCGCTGATCGATCGGCTCGATGAAACCGAGCTGGCTGATCTGATTTATGCCTATGGCGAGGAGCGCCTGTCGCGCCGCATCGCCCGCCGGATCAAGCACGACTTGGCGGAGCAGGGGGCTTACGGCGGCACCGCCGCCCTGGCCTATGCCGTGGCCGGTTGCTACCCCCCCAAGGCGCGGCGCGGCCGCATCCATCCCGCCACGCGCACCTTTCAGGCCCTGCGGATCGCCGTGAACGATGAGCTGGGGGTGCTCGACCGATTGCTGTCCAGCGCACCTGATTGGTTGGTGCCAGGTGGACTCTTTGGCGTGATCAGCTTCCACTCCCTGGAAGACCGCCGTGTGAAAACCGCCTTTGTGAGCGATGAGCGGTTGCAGCGGATCACCCGTAAAGCGGTGATGGCCACGACTGAGGAGGAGGAACGCAACCCCCGCAGCCGGAGTGCGCGCTTGCGCCTGGCCCACCGCCGCTGCACGATCGAGGGGTGA